The Pyrus communis chromosome 8, drPyrComm1.1, whole genome shotgun sequence region ACTTATGATGCATTCCCCATAATGTAGGTCAGCCAAGGAGGCACTTGCTTACTAGTGGTTGGACTACGTTTGCGACTGCAAAAAAACTTGTTTCTGGGGATGAATGTATCTTTGCCAGGCATgctctctctctgtgtctcaCCTAccctaccccccccccccccctgtGCGCCCGGTGTAggaattttcttttagttattAATCTTCAGTTCCAGTTACCGAATGAAAGTTATTCTTACTTCACAGAGGAGAAAATGGAGAACTGCGTGTTGGCATACACCGTGCGACCAAAACACAAGATACTGCATCAGCTTCTCTCATTTCTGGCCACAGCATGCAGCATGGCATACTTGCGAGCGCTCTCCATGCCATTTCTACTGGTACCATGTTTACTGTTTACTACCGTCCATGGTAAGCTATTTGATCCTATGAGCTAATAACTTTtagtttgaatgtgtaaagtgtcaTTGGGTACTACTATAcacattttcgtatgttttaaGCATGAATCTGTTTTTGTGTCTGCAGGACAAGTCCTGCTGCATTCATAATTCCTTATGATCGATACATGAAATCAGCCGAAATTGACTATTCCATTGGAATGAGATTCAGAATGTATTCCGAAGGTGAAGAATGTGCAGATCAGAAGAAGAGGTAATCAAGCCATGACTTGCGAATGCAAGAATGGATGGATAAAAGTTAAACAGCTGCGATCTTTTGATCGAACATGTTATTGTATGAAACAGGTTGGAAGGAACTATTATAGATATCGAGGACTACGATTATTTGAGGTGGCCCAATTCAGAATGGAGGCGTCTGAAGGTACCCAAGTTCCGTTTTCTGACCATTTCAATCTGATCAATAATTCTCTTAGCATCTGTTTCTAATcattccattttttatttttttttatgtgtccTTCCAGGTGCGATTGGATACCGCATCAGATACATGCTTCCATTCTGAAAGGCTCTCTCCTTGGAATATCGTACCTCTCAAACCTAACAAGAGGGCACGTTTACCTGGTTTGCCATCACCCGGGATTTCTAGCTTGGCCAGGAATGGTCAGTAACTCTTATATATCTCCTTGCGGAAAGTTTGCCTAGATTTGATAAATGCTTCATTCTTCACTTCAGTTTTAATGGAATTTAGCTCAGGGTTCTTCAACttatctctctttttctcttattAGGCTCGTTGCTGATTTCAGTTGAGTCCACAcgtccaagaaaaaaaaaggtctttcaaGGTCAAGAAACTAGTGATCCACCTGCTCATGGACCGCGTACACCAAAACAGCTATTACAGTTCATTCCACCCCCAAATCCTGACTGGGACTACACACAGTTGGGATTGGAAAACAATCTCAACGTTCCAATGAACGACTCACTTTATCAATGTCCTGGCAGTCCAAAAGCTCCAAGCCTTACTAACCAATGGCCACCAAAGTTTGGTTTTGGAGTCTTTGACAGCGGCGCGTGTAAAAGAAGCATGTCAGTTCCAAATATTTGGTCCTCGGGGTCCCAGAAATTGAGAACCTTCGAACTGAGGAACGAGACTCAATCGCCACTTGTCCAACCCAAGACCACAATGCTTTTTGGAGTCAATATAGTTACTAGTTACCCGGAGCTTCCTTCACCCCAAGTTGCCAATTCTATTGAACTTTATAGTCCTTGTTCTACTCCTCCAACGTATCATTCAAGTGTTTCTGAAACAATCCAGCTGTCAGAGACATCGAAGAGTATCTCTGGTGTTCGGTCAGAGAAACAATGCAGGAAATGTTGCTCTGTCAGTAACAGGAGTTGCATAAAGGTACATTATGCGTGAAACGTCTTCTGAGTTGCCTTTCCGAAcaagttgaagaaaaaattatGCTAATTGAATTGTATTTCGCATTCtaaattattcaatcaaatTATACTTTAGCGATTGCACTTAAGATGTATTTGGATGTTTACTTAACAAGCAAGCATCCGCATAGGGTGGATTGGTTGCTGAAGGCTGGCTAATCTTGACAAGATTTCGATGCTCTTTCAGGTGCTCAAACACGGAGCTCCTGTTGGAAGATCGATTGATCTCACGCACTTTGATGGTTACAACGAACTCATTTGTGAGCTTGACCAGATGTTTGATTTCAAAGGAAGCCTGATCGGTGGAAGCAGTGGATGGCAGGTAACCTACATCGATGACGTTGGATACAGGATGCTGGTAGGAGATTACCCGTGGCAGTTAAGAACTAGAACTTATGCTGTGACTTAAAAGTTTTCGATATCTGTTGTGCTTTACCGTCTGATCTGTTACTAACTTGGTAATCACGCTACATATGCAGCGAATTCCTGTCCATGGCGCAGCGATTGTTCATCTGTCCAAAAAATGAAATCGACAATCTGAATCCAGGCTCCCTGAATGCAGTATCTGTCTAAGGATTCGCTAAGAGGTCACAAGTGTTT contains the following coding sequences:
- the LOC137741403 gene encoding auxin response factor 23-like, which codes for MVPRTSGGEGPPPTATVNAGESSGCTDAAALPAANNNQGEKDDLYTHLWYACAGANVYVPRPGEKVFYFLQGHMEQVEAYANQDGEMEMPRYNLPPKILCNVVCVQLKAEVHTDEVYAQITLLPVTKQDQLSVEEENTPPLPRRTSTLSFRKTLTPSDTSSHGGFSVPKRQAEECLPALDMSQQPPVQDLVVKDLQGNEWHFRHIYRGQPRRHLLTSGWTTFATAKKLVSGDECIFARGENGELRVGIHRATKTQDTASASLISGHSMQHGILASALHAISTGTMFTVYYRPWTSPAAFIIPYDRYMKSAEIDYSIGMRFRMYSEGEECADQKKRLEGTIIDIEDYDYLRWPNSEWRRLKVRLDTASDTCFHSERLSPWNIVPLKPNKRARLPGLPSPGISSLARNGSLLISVESTRPRKKKVFQGQETSDPPAHGPRTPKQLLQFIPPPNPDWDYTQLGLENNLNVPMNDSLYQCPGSPKAPSLTNQWPPKFGFGVFDSGACKRSMSVPNIWSSGSQKLRTFELRNETQSPLVQPKTTMLFGVNIVTSYPELPSPQVANSIELYSPCSTPPTYHSSVSETIQLSETSKSISGVRSEKQCRKCCSVSNRSCIKVLKHGAPVGRSIDLTHFDGYNELICELDQMFDFKGSLIGGSSGWQVTYIDDVGYRMLVGDYPWHEFLSMAQRLFICPKNEIDNLNPGSLNAVSV